Below is a window of Pochonia chlamydosporia 170 chromosome 7, whole genome shotgun sequence DNA.
GACGCTGAGATCCGTGCGGCATCAAGCAAAGTCCAGACATTATTTAATGCCTTTCTCACCGAGTTGTTGATGCGTGAGGACATCTTTACCCTGGTCCGTACAGTGCACAACCAGAGCAAGGATCTTGACCAGGAGTTCGCGTCACTATTGACGTTTGTATACAACAGGCACATCCAGACGGGGGTCGGGTTACTTGGCGAGGGTCAGAAGCAACGCTTTCAGGCCATACAAGCAAGGCTTAGCCAAATAAAAACAACCTTTCGAGAGAATCTCGTTAGCGATAAGACTACTATCAGTTTTACCTTGGCCGAGCTGGAAGGCGTTCCCGATAGGATCCTAGCAAAATTGGAAAAAAAGGGCGCACCACAGGACCAGTACGAGGTCATGCTTTCTAATCCTAGCCACACGGAGATTCTTTCATACGCAACGAGGAGCGAGACGAGAAAACGTATGTTTATTGCCAGCCAGAATAGATGTAGTGACAATGGGCCTCTTCTCAAGGAAGCTGTCATTCTCCGACACGAATCCGCTTGTCTGCTTGGATTCCCAAACCACGCTGCTCGTCAACTTCAGGGGACGATGGCCGAAACTCCAAACACGGTGAACGATTTTCTGGAGGATTTACGCATCAAGATCACACCAACTGGGCTAGATTCATTAAAGGTGTTCAAAGATTCGAAGAGGGACCATCTCAGTAATCAGGGTGAGGCAGACCAGCATAACGACCGATTTTTTCTTTGGGATTACCAGTTCTACCACCGCCTGATACTCGAGCAGGAAATTTCGCTCGACAGGCAGAAATTGAGGGAATATTTCCCAGTACAAACAACCATCGCTAACATGATGAGTATATTTGCCCATCTGTTTGGATTGGAGTTTACAGAACTGCAGACAGGCGAGAAGACCCCGCACATGCTCTGGCACGAAGATGTCCAAGTCTTTCGAGTTCATGAAAGCCGGGAGCGTGGTCGCGAGTTCCTCGGACATTTATATATTGACCTTTTTCACCGACCAGGCAAATATGCACAAGCATCGTGCTTCAACCTCCAGCCAGTAAGAGCATCCTCATCAAGCCCAAATAATCCCATCTCATGACCATCTCTAGGGGTTTACTCGGCAGGATGGGTCACGTTCATTTCCGGCAGTGGCATTTCTCTGTGATATCCCTAAACCAACCTCGACAAAACCAAGTCTCCTGTGGCATTTTGAAGTGGTACTTATGTTCCATGAGCTTGGCCATAGCATGCATGATATTGTGTGTAAGACCCAATATTCCCGCTTCCACGGGCCGGATGGCGTCcctgttgactttggtgaACTACCAAGCCAACTGCTTGAACAGTGGTGTTGGATGCCATCGCAGCTCAAAGCCCTCAGTTGCCACTACTCGTATGTAGACTCTGGCATGCTTGAGCTCTGGAAGACGGAGAAtgaagctgctggtgttACCCAGCCGGATATACATATGCCAGATGAGATGATAcagtctcttcttcaagctaGACGCCTTACTTTTGGGCCGTTGTTCTACCTAGACCAGCTGCAGCGAAGCATGTTTGACATGGCCATCCATCAGCCATCCAACATGAAAGAAGCCGAATCACTTGATCCAGCTGCCGTGTGGAACAGGCTCCACAGGGAAATTAGACTCATTGATGGCCCTGAAGCGCTTGGTCAGGGATACACCTGGGGACACGGCTACGCTACCTTCTCCCATTTAATGCAGGATGATTATTCTGCTGGGTACTATGCCTGTCTATTGTGGGTTCATCTAAAACCCACTCATACAAGCTACGGAAATACTGACATTGTTGATTCCC
It encodes the following:
- a CDS encoding metallopeptidase MepB (similar to Neosartorya fischeri NRRL 181 XP_001261540.1), yielding MASNEEIQPLPRFAATPDSIAEDAERLVQRSRHFHDDLVQTVTPSTATFANVILPLINMENEFALQSNILCFYRHVSEDAEIRAASSKVQTLFNAFLTELLMREDIFTLVRTVHNQSKDLDQEFASLLTFVYNRHIQTGVGLLGEGQKQRFQAIQARLSQIKTTFRENLVSDKTTISFTLAELEGVPDRILAKLEKKGAPQDQYEVMLSNPSHTEILSYATRSETRKRMFIASQNRCSDNGPLLKEAVILRHESACLLGFPNHAARQLQGTMAETPNTVNDFLEDLRIKITPTGLDSLKVFKDSKRDHLSNQGEADQHNDRFFLWDYQFYHRLILEQEISLDRQKLREYFPVQTTIANMMSIFAHLFGLEFTELQTGEKTPHMLWHEDVQVFRVHESRERGREFLGHLYIDLFHRPGKYAQASCFNLQPGFTRQDGSRSFPAVAFLCDIPKPTSTKPSLLWHFEVVLMFHELGHSMHDIVCKTQYSRFHGPDGVPVDFGELPSQLLEQWCWMPSQLKALSCHYSYVDSGMLELWKTENEAAGVTQPDIHMPDEMIQSLLQARRLTFGPLFYLDQLQRSMFDMAIHQPSNMKEAESLDPAAVWNRLHREIRLIDGPEALGQGYTWGHGYATFSHLMQDDYSAGYYACLFSQVFAADLFFTGFKDDLTNSEQGQRYRQVILEKGGCQNHMQALGEFLGRAPSAKPFESLLGI